In one window of Armatimonadota bacterium DNA:
- a CDS encoding PASTA domain-containing protein, with protein sequence MLLGLVAAVVALVVGGLYLWLGMAPREIRVPDVVGINVRAAEQILARRGLVGQITARRHHEELPPDAVISAAPEAGRTVRQGRTVELVLSDGPPSVAMPDVREMDLARASEAVSAADLRLARIRRRYNEAVPAGLVMQQHPAPDVRIPRGEGVELVVSAGPQPRVLPEEAAGEAPETPAQPHYAVVQVTLPAGQRPAEVRIEVEDERGMTIPYNALHDPGATITQVVTGQGEATARVYVDDKLIEEKRF encoded by the coding sequence ATGCTGCTGGGCTTGGTCGCCGCCGTGGTCGCCCTGGTAGTCGGCGGCTTGTACTTATGGCTGGGGATGGCGCCGCGCGAGATCAGGGTGCCCGATGTTGTTGGCATCAATGTTCGCGCAGCGGAGCAGATCCTGGCGCGCCGGGGCCTGGTGGGACAGATCACCGCCCGGCGCCATCACGAGGAATTGCCCCCGGACGCCGTCATCAGTGCCGCGCCCGAAGCGGGTCGGACTGTGCGTCAGGGCCGGACCGTGGAGTTGGTCCTGAGCGACGGCCCGCCCTCCGTCGCCATGCCTGATGTGCGCGAAATGGACCTCGCACGCGCCAGCGAGGCAGTCTCCGCTGCAGATCTGCGCCTCGCCCGCATCCGGCGCCGCTACAACGAAGCGGTGCCTGCGGGGCTGGTCATGCAGCAGCATCCTGCGCCGGATGTCCGCATCCCGCGCGGCGAGGGCGTCGAACTCGTCGTCAGCGCCGGCCCACAACCGCGCGTGTTGCCCGAGGAAGCTGCCGGCGAGGCCCCCGAAACTCCGGCGCAACCCCACTATGCCGTCGTGCAGGTCACCCTGCCAGCGGGACAACGGCCCGCCGAGGTGCGCATCGAGGTCGAAGATGAACGCGGGATGACCATTCCCTACAACGCGCTCCACGATCCGGGGGCGACCATCACCCAGGTCGTGACGGGGCAGGGCGAGGCAACCGCCCGCGTCTATGTGGACGACAAGCTCATCGAGGAAAAGCGGTTCTAG
- a CDS encoding insulinase family protein — MPKRTSTAIADKVQRIVLDNGLRVLIKEIHAAPVVTFWAWYGVGSRNELPGITGVSHWVEHMLFKGTDGFAKGEIMRQVSRLGGYLNGFTSEDHTVYLETLPREHLELAARIESDRMVNARFSPDDVGAERTVILSERSMSENDPGFLLYEEVQAAAFRVHPYRWHVLGWRSDLESITRDDLYHHYRTYYTPGNCILVLAGDFAAAEAAELVHRYFDPIAAAPEPPALRGQEPSQSGERRVSLRKPGAAARVQLAYHVPEIGHPDLPALIACDAILGGAKPVGFGSGVYLGRSSRLYRALVEGGLASSIGCYLAPGIDPGLFHFRMMVRDGVSPQDAECRALEEVERLRAEAPEPAELAKAIRQMRAQYAYGASGVSSQASALGYYESTVGYRYLTAVLDAVAALTPDDVRAAAEKYLRADNRTVGVFEPTAPAPETRAPGKEVAMLYSVIDRPAFATGGDPALPRVQESFLDNGARLLVNESKHSPAIVVRGSLKVGGALETDDTAGLANFTATTLRRGAGGRSRDEIADVVESVGGQIGCWCSSERVSFAAKGLEADLPLLLEILSDCLRAPTFPSDQVELARNEIITGIKDELDDPHAMAEHDLHELAYAPGHPYRRHISGTLETVSRLSAEDLAEFHRRCYGPQTMIVAVVGDKRAREVLELVERSFGDWAVPGVADFEIAPPGDPPNVARRIRTMKHKSQVDIALGYRAISRTDDDFTALNLADNILGRLGLMGRLGKTVRDDQGLAYYAGSSVEACLGRGLWKLRAGVSPAHVERALESVCREINRLRSEPPPADELADAKSNQIGGLALRLETNEGVADAIHDVAYWDLGLDYLARYRSLVEAVTAEHVMEVAARCSDPRESAVAVAGPYED, encoded by the coding sequence ATGCCAAAGCGAACGTCAACGGCGATAGCAGATAAGGTGCAGCGCATCGTCCTGGATAACGGACTGCGCGTGCTCATCAAGGAGATACACGCCGCTCCCGTGGTCACGTTCTGGGCCTGGTACGGCGTCGGCTCGCGCAACGAGCTGCCCGGGATCACGGGCGTGAGTCACTGGGTCGAGCACATGCTGTTCAAGGGCACCGACGGCTTCGCCAAAGGCGAGATCATGCGCCAGGTCAGCCGGCTCGGCGGCTATCTCAACGGCTTCACCAGTGAAGACCACACGGTCTATCTCGAAACCCTGCCGCGCGAGCATCTCGAACTCGCCGCCCGCATCGAGAGCGACCGCATGGTCAACGCCAGGTTCAGCCCCGACGACGTCGGCGCCGAGCGGACGGTGATCCTCTCCGAGCGCTCCATGAGCGAGAACGACCCCGGCTTCCTGCTCTACGAGGAGGTGCAGGCCGCCGCCTTCCGCGTTCATCCCTATCGCTGGCATGTGCTGGGTTGGCGCAGCGATCTGGAGTCCATAACGCGCGATGACTTGTATCACCACTACCGCACGTATTACACGCCCGGCAACTGCATTCTCGTGCTCGCCGGCGACTTCGCCGCCGCCGAGGCGGCGGAACTGGTGCATCGCTACTTCGACCCCATCGCCGCGGCGCCGGAACCGCCTGCACTGCGCGGGCAGGAGCCATCTCAGTCCGGTGAGCGGCGCGTATCCCTGCGCAAGCCCGGTGCCGCCGCTCGCGTGCAACTCGCCTACCATGTCCCCGAGATCGGCCATCCCGACTTGCCCGCGCTCATCGCGTGCGACGCGATCCTGGGCGGGGCCAAGCCTGTCGGGTTCGGCTCCGGCGTATATCTCGGACGGAGTTCTCGCCTCTATCGCGCCCTCGTGGAAGGCGGGCTGGCGTCATCAATCGGGTGCTATCTCGCTCCGGGAATAGACCCCGGGCTGTTTCACTTTCGTATGATGGTGCGCGACGGCGTCAGCCCTCAGGACGCGGAATGCCGGGCCCTCGAGGAGGTCGAGCGCCTGCGCGCCGAGGCGCCCGAGCCCGCCGAGCTGGCCAAAGCCATCCGTCAGATGCGCGCCCAGTACGCTTACGGCGCCAGCGGCGTCTCCAGCCAGGCAAGCGCGCTCGGCTACTATGAGTCCACGGTCGGCTACCGTTATCTCACGGCGGTTCTGGATGCGGTGGCCGCGCTCACGCCGGACGACGTGCGTGCCGCAGCGGAGAAGTACCTGCGTGCCGACAACCGCACCGTGGGCGTTTTCGAGCCCACTGCTCCCGCGCCGGAAACGCGTGCCCCCGGCAAGGAGGTGGCGATGCTCTACAGCGTCATAGACCGTCCGGCTTTCGCCACCGGCGGCGACCCCGCCCTGCCGCGCGTCCAGGAGTCCTTCCTCGACAACGGCGCCAGACTGCTGGTCAACGAGAGCAAGCATAGCCCCGCGATCGTGGTGCGAGGAAGCCTCAAGGTCGGCGGCGCGCTGGAAACCGACGATACCGCCGGTCTCGCCAACTTCACCGCCACGACCCTGCGCCGCGGCGCCGGCGGCCGCAGCCGCGACGAGATAGCGGATGTCGTGGAATCCGTGGGCGGCCAGATCGGCTGCTGGTGCTCGTCGGAGCGCGTCTCCTTCGCAGCCAAGGGCCTCGAGGCGGATCTGCCTCTCCTGCTGGAGATTCTCTCCGACTGCCTGCGCGCGCCTACCTTCCCGTCGGACCAAGTGGAGTTGGCGCGGAACGAGATCATAACCGGCATCAAGGATGAACTCGATGACCCCCATGCCATGGCGGAGCATGACCTCCACGAGCTGGCCTACGCGCCTGGGCACCCCTATCGTCGCCACATCAGCGGGACTCTCGAGACCGTGTCGCGGCTCTCGGCCGAAGACCTCGCCGAGTTCCACCGACGCTGCTACGGCCCGCAGACAATGATCGTCGCCGTCGTCGGCGACAAACGGGCGCGGGAGGTGCTCGAGCTCGTCGAACGCTCCTTCGGCGACTGGGCGGTGCCGGGCGTCGCCGACTTCGAGATCGCCCCTCCCGGCGATCCCCCAAACGTCGCCCGGCGCATTCGCACCATGAAGCACAAATCCCAGGTTGACATCGCGCTGGGATACCGCGCGATCAGCCGCACGGACGACGATTTCACCGCCCTCAATCTCGCCGATAATATCCTCGGCCGCCTGGGACTGATGGGGCGACTGGGAAAGACGGTGCGCGACGATCAAGGGCTGGCGTACTACGCCGGGAGCAGCGTCGAGGCGTGCCTCGGCCGCGGGCTGTGGAAGCTGCGCGCCGGCGTCAGCCCGGCCCATGTCGAGCGCGCCTTGGAAAGCGTGTGCCGGGAGATCAACCGCTTGCGCTCCGAGCCCCCGCCCGCCGACGAGTTGGCCGACGCCAAATCCAACCAGATCGGCGGCCTCGCCTTGCGCCTGGAGACCAACGAGGGCGTCGCCGATGCGATCCACGACGTCGCCTACTGGGATCTGGGCCTCGATTACCTCGCACGCTATCGGAGCCTGGTCGAGGCGGTCACCGCCGAGCACGTGATGGAGGTCGCGGCGCGGTGCAGCGATCCGCGCGAGTCCGCGGTTGCGGTCGCCGGGCCGTACGAGGACTGA
- the mltG gene encoding endolytic transglycosylase MltG, whose amino-acid sequence MKAARYAIIAVLVLAASLGGWLYVLLYVPVGGGRQTIRFTVEEGAGTRDVAAALKAHGLIRSASAFRLAAAWGDGWRRAIAGDYALRRDINTVEILRTIQSGSVISEWVTVPEGLCLRQVAELVEAKGLGSQDEFLSVVDSPGDFNITFPRPERGLEGYLFPDTYKVARHPGASGDLVGMMLARFDEVVWQDVLKGRHPAEVGRGNPGSAADSPISSLHELITLASMVEGEAKLDADRPIVAAVLTNRLKLDMKLECDATVQYALGAGRKERLTYDDLKLPSPYNTYLHPGLPPGPINSPGRASIEAALHPAVVPYLFYVARPDGSHIFSRTYAEHLRAIARARAERRAQESQ is encoded by the coding sequence GTGAAGGCGGCTAGATACGCGATTATCGCAGTCCTCGTCCTGGCGGCCTCCCTTGGAGGCTGGCTCTACGTATTGCTCTATGTGCCCGTCGGCGGCGGGCGGCAGACCATACGCTTCACCGTCGAGGAGGGAGCTGGCACGCGCGACGTCGCGGCGGCGTTGAAGGCTCACGGGCTGATCCGCAGCGCGTCGGCGTTCCGGCTCGCCGCGGCCTGGGGGGACGGGTGGCGGCGGGCAATCGCCGGCGACTACGCCCTGCGCCGCGACATCAACACCGTGGAGATACTGCGCACGATTCAGAGCGGGTCGGTGATATCGGAATGGGTCACCGTCCCCGAGGGGCTGTGCCTGCGCCAGGTCGCGGAACTCGTCGAGGCCAAGGGGCTGGGAAGTCAGGACGAGTTCCTGAGCGTGGTGGATTCGCCGGGCGACTTCAACATCACTTTCCCGCGCCCTGAACGCGGCCTCGAGGGTTACCTCTTCCCCGACACCTACAAGGTGGCGCGGCATCCCGGGGCAAGCGGCGACCTGGTCGGGATGATGCTTGCTCGTTTCGACGAGGTCGTGTGGCAGGACGTGCTGAAGGGGCGGCACCCCGCCGAGGTCGGCCGGGGAAACCCTGGGTCTGCTGCCGACTCGCCCATCTCGTCGCTGCACGAGCTGATCACCCTGGCCTCTATGGTCGAGGGCGAGGCGAAGCTTGACGCCGACCGCCCGATCGTCGCTGCCGTGCTCACGAACCGGCTCAAGCTGGACATGAAGCTTGAGTGCGATGCCACCGTCCAGTACGCCTTGGGCGCCGGTCGCAAGGAACGCCTGACCTACGACGATCTGAAGCTTCCGTCACCCTATAATACATATCTGCATCCCGGCTTGCCCCCCGGCCCGATCAACAGCCCGGGTCGAGCGAGCATCGAGGCCGCACTGCACCCGGCAGTCGTGCCGTACCTGTTCTACGTCGCGCGCCCGGACGGGTCTCACATCTTCAGTCGCACCTACGCCGAGCACCTGCGCGCTATCGCGCGCGCCCGCGCCGAAAGGCGGGCGCAGGAGAGCCAATGA
- the ruvX gene encoding Holliday junction resolvase RuvX, producing the protein MTSRIIALDVGDRRIGVAVSDPLGLTAQPLETIERHSNKAAVRRIVEMARSYGVREIVVGVPYSSRGEPTAQAHKVLAFAQLIEKAAGVPVIRWDERHTTVTAERTLLDADVSRAKRKLVRDKMAAAVMLQDYLETERHQRGEGG; encoded by the coding sequence ATGACCAGCCGCATCATAGCACTGGATGTCGGAGACCGCAGAATCGGCGTGGCTGTCAGCGACCCCTTGGGGCTGACGGCCCAACCGCTCGAGACGATCGAGCGCCACAGCAACAAAGCGGCCGTTCGGCGCATCGTCGAGATGGCGCGGTCCTACGGTGTCCGCGAGATCGTCGTCGGCGTCCCGTACAGCTCCCGCGGCGAGCCCACGGCGCAGGCCCACAAGGTGCTGGCGTTCGCGCAACTCATCGAAAAAGCGGCCGGCGTGCCGGTGATCCGCTGGGACGAGCGCCACACGACGGTGACCGCCGAACGCACGCTGCTGGATGCCGACGTGAGCCGGGCCAAGCGCAAGCTCGTACGCGACAAGATGGCGGCGGCAGTAATGCTGCAAGACTACCTGGAGACCGAAAGACACCAGCGCGGTGAAGGCGGCTAG
- the gyrA gene encoding DNA gyrase subunit A, with product MPEALAQPDLIPIEDEMRDSFMQWAVSVIVSRALPDVRDGLKPSQRRILYAMHELNLGPSSAYRKCAKVCGDTQGNYHPHGQEVIYPTLARMAQDWNLRYPVVDGLGNFGSVDGDPPGAMRYTECRLSRYGVDMLADIDQRTVDFMPNFDQSRQEPLVLPSRFPNLLCNGSAGIAVGMATNIPPHNLGEVVDACVLLIDNESATLDEVMQVLPGPDFPTAGLILGMRGIREAYESGRGSIMMQARATIEPLERGRNAIIVTELPYGVNKAQLVQQIADQVRTKRLNGVAALRDESDRKGMRIVVELKPDANPNVVLNHLYKHTRMRSVFPVNTVALVGQTPRTLGIVGLLQQFLGHRREVVTRRAQYQLERAEERAHILEGYLVALKHIDEVIELIKKSPDPPTARSRLMERFGLTEVQAQAILQLVLQRLTNLERSKIQEEYREVIKRINYLRDLLESPRKIMRVVKDELLELKEKLGDERRTRIHPDEAEDISIEDLIAEEDVVITVTRDGYIKRLPVDTYRTQGRGGKGVVGLTAKEEDTVEHLFIASTHQYVLFFTNRGKVYRVRAHEIPAASRQARGTAIINLIPIEPGDVVTATRSVKDFAADRYLFMGTRQGMIKKTSLKEYDTRLKGGIIAINLHQGDSLEWVKVTDGEQDMIIATRQGMAIRFPEKQARPMGRAAAGVRGIRLRPRDEVVGMEVCRKDYDLLVATGNGYGKRTLLDEYRKQARGGVGIKTLQVTRKNGPLVDMKVVEPDDEVLLITAEGHIIRQPVGTIRRTGRSAQGVRLIRLDSGDRVAGLARVVKKEDEDARATDSAFESIEEAASATESDAGRAPERTEARPAPAARARGKAATRKTPAPKKPAAAKSKKPAARKPTPKKATARTKAAPKRTAKPAGKKAAKPAGRAGKARSSRKRR from the coding sequence ATGCCTGAAGCCTTAGCGCAGCCGGACCTGATCCCGATCGAAGACGAGATGCGCGACTCGTTCATGCAGTGGGCGGTAAGCGTCATCGTGAGCCGCGCGCTGCCCGACGTGCGGGACGGCCTCAAGCCGTCGCAGCGTCGCATCCTCTACGCCATGCACGAACTCAACCTCGGGCCGAGTTCGGCCTACCGCAAGTGCGCCAAGGTGTGCGGCGACACCCAGGGCAACTATCACCCGCACGGCCAGGAGGTGATCTATCCCACGCTGGCGCGGATGGCGCAGGATTGGAACCTGCGCTACCCGGTGGTTGACGGGTTGGGCAACTTCGGGTCGGTGGACGGCGACCCGCCGGGCGCGATGCGTTACACGGAGTGCCGCCTGTCGCGCTACGGTGTGGACATGCTGGCCGACATCGACCAGCGCACGGTTGACTTCATGCCCAACTTCGACCAGAGCAGGCAGGAACCGTTGGTGCTGCCGAGCCGGTTTCCCAACCTGCTGTGCAACGGGTCGGCAGGCATCGCAGTGGGGATGGCGACGAATATCCCGCCCCACAACCTGGGCGAGGTAGTTGACGCGTGCGTGCTGCTGATTGACAACGAAAGCGCGACCCTGGATGAAGTGATGCAAGTGCTGCCCGGGCCGGATTTTCCGACCGCCGGGTTGATCCTGGGTATGCGGGGCATTCGCGAAGCATACGAGAGCGGGCGCGGCTCGATCATGATGCAGGCGCGGGCGACCATCGAACCGCTGGAGCGAGGGCGCAACGCTATCATCGTCACCGAACTGCCCTACGGTGTGAACAAGGCGCAACTGGTGCAGCAGATCGCGGATCAGGTGCGCACCAAGCGTCTCAACGGGGTCGCGGCGCTGCGCGACGAGAGCGACCGCAAGGGCATGCGCATCGTCGTCGAACTCAAACCCGATGCCAACCCCAATGTCGTACTCAACCACCTCTATAAGCACACGCGCATGCGCAGCGTGTTCCCGGTGAATACCGTCGCGCTGGTGGGGCAGACGCCGCGCACGCTGGGCATCGTCGGCCTGCTCCAGCAGTTCCTCGGGCATCGCCGCGAGGTCGTGACTCGCCGCGCGCAGTACCAACTGGAGCGCGCCGAGGAGCGGGCGCACATTCTCGAGGGATACCTGGTCGCCCTCAAGCATATAGACGAGGTGATCGAACTCATCAAGAAATCGCCCGACCCGCCGACGGCGCGCAGCCGGCTCATGGAGCGCTTCGGGCTCACCGAGGTGCAGGCCCAGGCCATCCTGCAACTCGTGCTGCAGCGGCTCACCAACCTCGAGCGCTCCAAGATCCAGGAGGAGTATCGGGAGGTCATCAAGCGCATCAACTACCTGCGCGACCTGCTCGAGAGCCCGCGCAAGATCATGCGGGTGGTCAAGGACGAACTCCTGGAGCTGAAGGAGAAGCTCGGCGACGAGCGGCGCACGCGCATCCACCCCGACGAGGCGGAGGACATCTCGATCGAAGACCTCATCGCCGAGGAGGACGTCGTCATCACCGTCACACGCGACGGTTACATCAAGCGGCTGCCGGTGGACACGTACCGCACCCAGGGGCGCGGCGGCAAGGGCGTGGTTGGCCTCACGGCCAAGGAAGAGGACACGGTGGAGCATCTGTTCATCGCCTCCACGCATCAGTACGTCCTGTTCTTCACCAACCGCGGCAAGGTCTATCGCGTGCGCGCGCATGAGATTCCGGCGGCGAGCCGCCAGGCGCGCGGCACGGCGATCATCAACCTCATCCCGATCGAGCCTGGAGATGTGGTCACTGCCACTCGGTCGGTGAAGGACTTCGCCGCCGACCGGTACCTCTTCATGGGTACGCGCCAAGGGATGATCAAGAAAACGAGTCTCAAGGAGTACGACACGCGGCTCAAGGGCGGGATCATCGCCATCAACCTACACCAGGGCGATTCGCTGGAATGGGTGAAGGTGACGGACGGCGAGCAAGATATGATCATCGCCACGCGGCAGGGGATGGCGATACGCTTCCCCGAGAAGCAGGCGCGCCCGATGGGGCGGGCCGCAGCCGGCGTGCGGGGCATTCGTCTGCGCCCGAGGGATGAGGTGGTCGGGATGGAGGTGTGTCGTAAGGACTACGACCTGCTCGTCGCCACCGGGAACGGTTACGGGAAACGCACGCTGCTCGACGAGTACCGCAAGCAGGCGCGCGGAGGGGTGGGGATCAAGACCCTCCAGGTGACGCGGAAGAACGGCCCGCTGGTGGACATGAAGGTGGTGGAGCCGGATGACGAGGTGCTGCTGATCACCGCGGAGGGCCACATCATTCGGCAGCCGGTAGGGACGATCCGCCGCACGGGGCGCTCGGCGCAGGGGGTGCGGCTGATCCGCCTCGACTCAGGCGATCGCGTGGCGGGCCTCGCGCGGGTGGTGAAGAAGGAAGACGAGGACGCGCGAGCGACGGACTCTGCGTTCGAGTCAATCGAGGAAGCGGCATCGGCCACTGAGTCTGACGCAGGACGGGCGCCCGAGCGAACGGAGGCGCGCCCGGCGCCTGCGGCGCGCGCGCGCGGTAAGGCGGCGACTCGCAAGACGCCGGCACCCAAGAAGCCCGCCGCGGCCAAATCAAAGAAACCGGCTGCGCGCAAGCCGACCCCGAAGAAGGCGACGGCGCGCACCAAGGCAGCGCCGAAGCGCACCGCAAAGCCTGCGGGCAAGAAGGCAGCGAAGCCGGCCGGTCGCGCCGGCAAAGCTCGGAGCAGCAGGAAGCGCCGCTGA